The Paenibacillus sp. 481 DNA window TACGCGTGAACAGTTTTTTGACAACGTTGGCGCTAACGGAATAACACGTTGGTATACGCAGACTGCCAATGTGACGGCCTTGGTGCAGGCGGCTGGCGCAGGTACGTATGTTACAGGCAGTGTTCCTGCCGTAATCACCCCTGATGATAATCAATCATCACACTCGGGATGGACGTTGGCCGTATCTTATCAAAATGCTGCGCAACCTTTCCGCAATAAATCCATCTTTGTTGGTCAAGACCTTGTAGGAATTACGGTTCCGCGTGTCGATATCGCGATCTCGGGATTCTCGTCACCGGCTGCTGGTCCGGTAACGGGGCGCATACTGTTGTCCGCGCATGACGGTGACCCATTTGCAGGAGGGGACATCGTTCAATTTGGCCCGAACACAACCATATTGTCCACATTGTCTGGGCCTAACAACTTGGCGAACAATTTCTTTCAAGCGCAAATTAATAACGACAGCGGTAATCTGGATACTTCGGGAACGTTTGGCACTCGCAATGCTACCGCTGGTAATCCGGGATTTTATAACACGGGTTCAAGGCTTGGCTATGATATTACGAACGTGGACGGTTCAGCAGGTCTTAGGAACTCCCAAACTTCAGGCGTGCTGCGGATTACGACGACTTCTGATGTTATTTTACCGAACGGTGTCGGGATCCAAATTGACGTCAACCAGCCGATCATATCAGTTGTAAAGAGCAGCGACAGGACGGTTGTTCAGCGCGGAGATACAATCACCTATACGGTGGTGGTTACGAATAGTGGGGCGGCTAGTGCCGACAATGTTATTTTACGGGATACGATTCCGACAGGAACGACATTTGTTGACGGTAGTGTAACGATTGATACGGTTCAGCAGCCAGGGGCCAGTCCTGTGAGTGGGATAAATCTCGGAACGCTGCCGCTTGGCATGAGCAGGAGGGTGACATTCCAGCTTCGGGTAGGTACAGGGACTGTTCCTCCACAGTTTATCGATCAAGCTTCGACGACGTTTCAGTTTCAGACCGTACCTGGAGGGCCGGTATTGGACGGCGTAGCCGAGTCCGGTGAAGTCGTTGTGAACCTCCTCTCCTTGAATGTGATTAAGACCGCAAATCCTACTGAAGTTGCACCTGGAAATGATGTGTTGTACACCATTTCGGTCATTAATAACGGGGGTGTGCCTGTAACGGATGTGGTTGTTACAGATACGTTGCTTGGCATTGATGAATTCGTATCGGTGCTCCCAGCGGGTGAAACGCTAAACTTTCAGATTTCATTTCCAGTTCCGCCAGACACTCCTGCTGGGACTGTATTCACGAACACAGCGTCGGCAGTTTCCAATGAGATAGCAGCGCAAGCTACTGCTCAGACTACCGTTATTGCTGCACCAGCGTTAGTCGTAACGAAGCTTGCCGACCGTACGGTTGTAGCTGTGGGAGAGACAGTTACCTATACGATTGAGGTGGTCAATGCAGGGAACAGCACCTTGACTAACGTGCGCGTCACCGATGCACAAATTGGTGTGGATACGGTTATTCCTCAGCTCTTGCAAGGCGCAAGTCAATTCGTTTTCGGCGAATTTACCGTACCGCTGAATGCATCAGGCACGTTTACGAATACGGTAACCGTGGTAGCGAATGAAACAGGGCCTGTATCCGCCTCGGAGACGGTCACCATTACGGCGCAACCTAATTTGTTTATTCGTAAGACGGCGAATCAACCAACCGTGGAGGCAGGCCAAGAGGTCATGTTTGAGATTGAGGTTGGCAATGCCGGTAATAATATTTTGACAAATATTCGCGTTCAAGATCCGCTACTTGGCATTGATCAAACCATTAATGAGCTTGTTCCTGGAGAATCGTTTAATTTTACAGGTTCAATTACTCCCTCATTCGGTACAGCGCCGGGTACTGTAATAACGAATACCGTGACCGCAACTTCTGATCAAATCGGGCCCGTATCGGATGAAGCATCGGTAACTGTGCTACAGCCAACATTGCAAATTCTTGAAGTGATAAAAGAGGCCGATCAGACTACCGCAGCTCCGGGTTCAACGATTACGTACACCATTTTTGTATCGAATACAGGGTTTATTAACATTACGAACGTTCGTGTCACTGATCCGCTGCTCGGGATCGATCAGACGATCTCACTCATTTTTCCAGCGGAAACGATCGTGTTAAATGGAACCTTCGTTGTACCGCTAGATACACCAGATGGAACAAATATTACGAATACTGTGACGGCGACATCAGACCAGACGGTCCCAGCGCAGTCGACAAATGTTGTTCCGATTCAATCCACGTTTGAACTTGAAATTGTTAAGACAGCGAATGTAACGAGTGCGCTTCCAGGTGAAGTTGTCACCTATACGATTACGGTAACGAATACGGGCAATATGACGTTGACCAATCTCAATGTAACGGACGCCCGTCTTGATTTGGATCAAACGGTGACACAGCTGTTAGCTGGGGCCGCTATTTCGTTTACACAAACGTTTACCATTCCAGCTGAGACACCAGCGGGAACGACTGTGGACAATGTGTCACAAGCGGTAGC harbors:
- a CDS encoding DUF11 domain-containing protein — protein: MPFVQRFTTTSAGSLTFTGNALSLSKIANQLLPGTLDASGAFITTNTSLVAPGWFPGTTLDFTVDNSAAILQLPPGSTVEYAELIWSANYANPTGNVTPLIANPIQFTTPLGTFTITREQFFDNVGANGITRWYTQTANVTALVQAAGAGTYVTGSVPAVITPDDNQSSHSGWTLAVSYQNAAQPFRNKSIFVGQDLVGITVPRVDIAISGFSSPAAGPVTGRILLSAHDGDPFAGGDIVQFGPNTTILSTLSGPNNLANNFFQAQINNDSGNLDTSGTFGTRNATAGNPGFYNTGSRLGYDITNVDGSAGLRNSQTSGVLRITTTSDVILPNGVGIQIDVNQPIISVVKSSDRTVVQRGDTITYTVVVTNSGAASADNVILRDTIPTGTTFVDGSVTIDTVQQPGASPVSGINLGTLPLGMSRRVTFQLRVGTGTVPPQFIDQASTTFQFQTVPGGPVLDGVAESGEVVVNLLSLNVIKTANPTEVAPGNDVLYTISVINNGGVPVTDVVVTDTLLGIDEFVSVLPAGETLNFQISFPVPPDTPAGTVFTNTASAVSNEIAAQATAQTTVIAAPALVVTKLADRTVVAVGETVTYTIEVVNAGNSTLTNVRVTDAQIGVDTVIPQLLQGASQFVFGEFTVPLNASGTFTNTVTVVANETGPVSASETVTITAQPNLFIRKTANQPTVEAGQEVMFEIEVGNAGNNILTNIRVQDPLLGIDQTINELVPGESFNFTGSITPSFGTAPGTVITNTVTATSDQIGPVSDEASVTVLQPTLQILEVIKEADQTTAAPGSTITYTIFVSNTGFINITNVRVTDPLLGIDQTISLIFPAETIVLNGTFVVPLDTPDGTNITNTVTATSDQTVPAQSTNVVPIQSTFELEIVKTANVTSALPGEVVTYTITVTNTGNMTLTNLNVTDARLDLDQTVTQLLAGAAISFTQTFTIPAETPAGTTVDNVSQAVADRAVLQEAAASVAILAAPLLTITKEADITSAAPGSTITYTINVKNGGNVPLTNVRVQDLFLGLDQTFPTLGIGGVQTIILTFSVPVATPAETVFINTATAVSDQTAQVTAQARVIVSPIVGLVVAKSVSPTSAPPGGNVVYTIVVSNTSGTTLNNIVVADVALSFIQTIPTLAPGASQTLTVPFTIPLNRLPESFTNTALATANETDTVSGSATVTVLQLPVLLLTKDTSVPSAVPGETIRYNITLFNPGNVALTNVRIIDPLLGIDTIINLLDLGLSINLNVPFEIPRSFVGSSLTNTVVVETGELPDEEATNVLPIVPDPIVTFTKNADRATAAPGETIHYVIVINNTSSVPLTNIFLFDPVIKLMERVTRLDPGQSISFNASFTVPKNTLAGTVIRNEAVLTSDDSVTQRASATVTVSAAPAVILTKTASKNTAFQGEQVQFVLNFLNAGNVPLTNVRAVDPLLNINLFNVRVPVGTTRQARLPFVIPANAVPGSTIVNTITLTSNELAPVSASASIQVLASPLQVIKSADRLSAITGEIVTFTIRLKNTSVFELTNIKVFDEIPAGTELVVGSVTINGKPSASQNLRAGVPIHNLKPGEEADIRFKVKIQISPNPPIQAVNQASVLFSFRNAQGTLTTLRVFSNQVVILIEEMEE